One segment of Carya illinoinensis cultivar Pawnee chromosome 1, C.illinoinensisPawnee_v1, whole genome shotgun sequence DNA contains the following:
- the LOC122315371 gene encoding 30S ribosomal protein S17-like, with protein sequence MKQVVGMVVSNKMQKSVVVAVERLFHSNLYNRFVKRTSKFMAHDELNQCNIGDRVRLDPSRPLSKRKRWVVAEILKKARIYEPPSSNTQPPPPSLPISTPPS encoded by the exons ATGAAGCAAGTGGTAGGGATGGTAGTATCGAACAAGATGCAGAAGTCGGTGGTCGTGGCAGTGGAGAGGTTGTTCCATAGCAATCTCTACAACCGCTTTGTCAAGCGCACCTCCAAGTTCATGGCACACGACGAGCTCAATCAATGCAACATCGGAGACCGC GTCCGATTGGATCCATCAAGGCCACTTAGCAAACGTAAGCGTTGGGTTGTTGCTGAAATCCTCAAGAAAGCCAGAATTTACGAACCGCCCTCCTCTAATACTCAACCCCCACCACCATCCTTGCCTATTTCAACACCCCCCTCCTAA